A single window of Acidimicrobiales bacterium DNA harbors:
- the glmM gene encoding phosphoglucosamine mutase: MRLRFGTDGVRGDAEEELTPKRMVALGRAIARVFRPDFVVIGRDTRLSGERIERDLARGLHAEGVRVGRLSVAPTPAVAWSSAHRGVPGIAVSGSHNHWKDNGVKVFAPGGLKLDDATQSEIEQTWWELENDDVEGPELQPAPAVDLPEDLVGYRDSLVASVEGRRFDGIDVVLDCANGAAFEIAPDIISWLGARVFLLNAKPDGRNINEKCGSTHPEVVSRAVVRCGADVGFAFDGDADRVIASDEQGRVVDGDQIIAMCAIDLRDRGRLKNDTVAVTVMSNLGLRMGLRATAIEVVDTPVGDRYVLEELDKRGLSLGGEQSGHIIFRDLATTGDGILTALQVLDLMARTGRYLSDIAETSMTKLPQVLRNVRCSGRDPAIVEKIRPVVEREERLLGDGGRVLVRMSGTEPVVRVMVEAPTERMASEVAERIVQAVQSQDGG; the protein is encoded by the coding sequence GTGAGGCTCCGATTCGGGACCGACGGAGTCCGTGGCGACGCCGAGGAGGAGCTGACGCCGAAGCGGATGGTCGCGCTCGGGCGGGCCATAGCTCGGGTGTTCCGCCCCGACTTCGTGGTCATCGGCCGCGATACCCGTCTCTCCGGAGAACGTATTGAGCGCGACCTGGCTCGGGGTCTGCACGCAGAGGGTGTGAGAGTCGGTCGCCTGTCCGTTGCTCCCACGCCCGCGGTCGCCTGGTCGTCGGCACACCGGGGGGTACCAGGGATCGCCGTCTCCGGCTCCCACAACCATTGGAAAGACAACGGCGTCAAGGTCTTCGCTCCGGGAGGTCTGAAGCTGGACGACGCGACCCAGTCGGAGATCGAGCAGACCTGGTGGGAACTCGAAAACGACGACGTGGAAGGGCCCGAGCTGCAGCCGGCGCCGGCTGTCGATCTCCCAGAGGATCTCGTCGGATACCGAGACTCGCTCGTGGCCTCCGTGGAGGGGCGACGTTTCGACGGGATAGACGTGGTCTTGGACTGCGCCAACGGCGCCGCTTTCGAGATCGCTCCTGACATCATCTCGTGGCTGGGCGCGCGCGTGTTCCTCCTGAACGCCAAGCCGGACGGTCGCAACATCAACGAGAAGTGCGGCTCCACCCACCCCGAGGTGGTTTCGCGCGCGGTGGTGAGATGTGGTGCGGACGTCGGGTTTGCGTTCGACGGTGACGCCGATCGCGTGATCGCCTCCGACGAGCAGGGTCGGGTGGTGGACGGTGATCAAATCATCGCCATGTGTGCGATAGACCTACGCGACAGGGGTCGGTTGAAGAACGACACGGTGGCCGTCACGGTCATGAGCAACCTGGGGCTGCGAATGGGGCTCCGAGCCACCGCGATAGAGGTGGTGGACACACCGGTCGGTGACAGGTACGTGCTCGAGGAGCTAGACAAGCGCGGCCTGTCGCTGGGGGGAGAGCAGTCCGGCCACATAATCTTCCGGGACCTGGCCACGACCGGGGACGGAATCCTGACGGCTCTCCAGGTCTTGGATCTGATGGCGCGCACCGGGCGGTACCTCTCCGACATAGCCGAGACCTCGATGACCAAGCTTCCCCAGGTGCTCCGCAACGTCCGGTGCTCGGGGCGCGACCCCGCGATCGTGGAGAAGATCCGTCCGGTCGTCGAGCGTGAGGAGCGGCTGCTAGGAGACGGCGGGCGTGTGTTGGTCCGCATGAGCGGGACGGAGCCCGTCGTGAGGGTGATGGTGGAAGCTCCGACGGAACGCATGGCGAGCGAGGTGGCCGAACGGATCGTCCAGGCCGTGCAGTCGCAGGACGGCGGCTGA
- a CDS encoding alanine racemase, with amino-acid sequence MTTRATRVTIDLGAVAHNVRHLLDISSPAGLMAVVKADAYGHGAAEVAKTALEAGASWLGVALAEEGVELQRHVDSAPILVLSEPSPSEMAVALKASLRISLYTEEGVATASRLASELGVQGRVHLKVDTGMHRAGVAPEEAVRLATLVEESPSLSLEALWTHFACADDPTDSFTDEQVCRFEQVIEALAREGIEPPLRHAANSAATLRGVATGYDLVRCGIAMYGLPPSSALADLANDLIPALTFRSEVAQLRRIRAGEGVSYGLKWRAPSDRWVATVPCGYADGVPRRFGACGGEVLVGGRRRPVVGVVTMDQLVIDVGEELDVAKGDEVVLIGSQGHARVTADEWAEKLGTINYEVVCGITPRVPREYTSRRAKVE; translated from the coding sequence GTGACCACGAGAGCCACGAGGGTGACGATCGACCTCGGCGCGGTCGCGCACAACGTCCGACACCTCCTCGACATCTCGTCTCCTGCGGGTCTCATGGCTGTGGTCAAGGCCGACGCGTATGGGCACGGTGCAGCCGAGGTGGCGAAGACCGCGCTGGAAGCGGGAGCCAGCTGGCTGGGGGTGGCTCTGGCAGAAGAGGGTGTGGAGCTGCAACGACACGTCGACTCTGCACCGATTCTGGTGCTCTCCGAACCGAGTCCCTCGGAGATGGCCGTTGCCCTGAAGGCGAGCTTGCGGATCTCCCTCTACACCGAGGAGGGAGTGGCGACCGCATCTCGTCTCGCCTCCGAGTTGGGTGTCCAAGGGCGGGTCCACTTGAAGGTGGACACGGGCATGCATCGCGCCGGCGTCGCGCCCGAGGAGGCCGTGCGGCTGGCCACCTTGGTAGAAGAATCCCCCTCTCTCTCACTGGAGGCCCTCTGGACGCACTTCGCGTGCGCGGACGATCCGACAGATTCCTTCACGGACGAACAGGTCTGCAGGTTCGAGCAAGTGATCGAGGCGTTGGCCCGTGAGGGAATCGAGCCGCCACTCCGGCACGCGGCCAACTCGGCCGCGACGCTGCGGGGAGTCGCCACGGGATACGACCTGGTCAGGTGCGGGATAGCCATGTACGGGCTCCCTCCGTCGTCCGCCTTGGCGGATCTGGCAAATGACCTGATCCCCGCGTTGACGTTTCGGTCCGAGGTGGCACAGCTCCGTCGTATACGTGCGGGCGAGGGTGTCTCCTATGGGTTGAAGTGGCGGGCACCGAGCGACCGCTGGGTGGCCACCGTTCCCTGTGGCTACGCGGACGGGGTTCCGCGGCGCTTCGGTGCTTGCGGAGGTGAGGTCCTGGTCGGTGGTCGCCGACGACCCGTGGTGGGGGTCGTGACGATGGACCAGCTGGTCATCGACGTAGGGGAAGAACTCGACGTCGCCAAGGGCGACGAGGTCGTGCTCATAGGAAGTCAGGGACACGCTCGCGTGACTGCGGACGAATGGGCGGAGAAGTTGGGCACCATCAACTACGAGGTGGTGTGCGGGATAACTCCTAGGGTGCCCCGCGAGTACACGTCTAGGCGAGCAAAGGTGGAGTAG
- a CDS encoding bifunctional NAD(P)H-hydrate repair enzyme codes for MIPVVTPEEMKAIDEAAPEPTGVLIRRAGGAVFHEAVRLLGGTYGRRVVVLAGKGNNGNDGREAARRLRRRGAHVTLVPVQEAPRRLPDCDLVIDAAFGTGFRGDWAAPEVGEAPVLAVDIPSGVDGLTGEAASRVLPAQLTVTFAALKPGHLFLPGALYRGELVLADIGLDTRGVRTRLVTRADLHAIYPSRPPDSHKWRSAVWVIGGSSGMEGAAWLASSAAFAGGAGYVRWSAPGGTSTSCRPPEVVAFDIPAEGWASAVLSQEERFGAVVVGCGLGSGHRREVIELVGHTKVPVVVDGDGLTALAGNLDVLDGGGAPVVLTPHDGEFARLAGAPPGPDRIAAARELARETSAIVLLKGPCTVVADPSGEALLVSSGDARLASAGTGDVLAGLVGAFMARGAAPHLAAAAAAFVHGAASSLCPSHGLRASDLVSAVADWLGDFEATRQAGWEVEPTTGAHGIPSGTWVEAENGEAEIPSLRAPTAGRPTPLLDLRRVCWQGRRTSRAG; via the coding sequence GTGATCCCGGTGGTCACTCCGGAGGAGATGAAGGCGATCGACGAAGCTGCTCCCGAGCCGACCGGGGTGTTGATCCGGAGGGCAGGGGGTGCCGTCTTCCACGAGGCGGTTAGGTTGCTCGGCGGCACGTACGGCCGCCGAGTGGTGGTGTTGGCGGGGAAAGGCAACAACGGCAACGACGGAAGAGAGGCCGCGCGACGTCTACGTAGGAGGGGAGCGCACGTGACGCTCGTCCCGGTTCAGGAGGCTCCTAGGCGGCTGCCCGACTGTGACCTCGTGATAGACGCGGCCTTCGGAACCGGGTTCCGAGGCGACTGGGCTGCACCCGAAGTCGGAGAAGCTCCTGTGCTGGCGGTGGACATACCTTCCGGCGTGGACGGCCTGACCGGTGAGGCGGCGAGTCGTGTGCTCCCGGCCCAGCTAACCGTCACCTTCGCTGCCCTCAAGCCGGGACATCTCTTCTTGCCGGGTGCGCTGTATAGAGGAGAACTGGTCCTGGCGGACATCGGGTTGGACACCCGGGGGGTGCGCACACGGCTCGTGACCCGTGCCGACTTGCATGCCATCTACCCGTCGAGGCCCCCGGACTCTCACAAATGGCGCTCTGCCGTGTGGGTGATAGGCGGCAGCTCCGGGATGGAAGGGGCCGCGTGGCTCGCCTCCTCGGCAGCGTTCGCCGGTGGTGCGGGGTACGTGCGCTGGAGCGCCCCTGGTGGTACTTCGACATCGTGTCGGCCGCCGGAGGTCGTAGCCTTCGACATCCCGGCGGAGGGTTGGGCCTCGGCCGTACTCTCGCAGGAGGAGCGCTTCGGTGCGGTCGTGGTCGGGTGCGGGCTCGGGTCCGGCCACCGACGGGAGGTGATCGAACTGGTCGGTCACACGAAGGTCCCCGTAGTGGTCGACGGCGACGGTCTCACAGCCCTGGCGGGAAACCTCGACGTGCTCGACGGCGGCGGGGCGCCGGTGGTTCTGACTCCCCACGACGGAGAGTTCGCTCGGCTGGCCGGCGCCCCTCCCGGACCGGATCGCATCGCGGCGGCACGCGAGTTGGCTCGGGAGACGTCGGCGATCGTGTTGTTGAAAGGCCCGTGCACTGTGGTCGCGGATCCGTCCGGCGAGGCGCTACTGGTCTCGTCCGGTGATGCGCGGTTGGCAAGCGCAGGAACCGGCGACGTGCTCGCAGGCCTGGTGGGGGCGTTCATGGCTCGCGGTGCCGCGCCGCATCTTGCCGCCGCTGCCGCGGCCTTCGTTCACGGAGCGGCGTCGTCGCTCTGCCCGTCGCACGGGCTGCGAGCCTCGGATCTGGTCTCGGCGGTCGCAGACTGGCTCGGCGATTTCGAGGCCACCCGACAGGCGGGTTGGGAAGTCGAACCGACGACGGGCGCTCACGGGATCCCTTCGGGCACGTGGGTCGAGGCGGAAAACGGTGAGGCCGAGATACCGTCGCTGCGAGCCCCGACTGCGGGGCGGCCCACACCTTTGCTCGATCTCCGCCGTGTGTGCTGGCAGGGTCGTCGCACCTCCCGAGCCGGGTGA
- the rpsI gene encoding 30S ribosomal protein S9: MPKPLVQSTGRRKSAVARVRFRAGSGKITVNGRPLDEYLPTVSHRAAVLEPLRVTNTDDVYDIDADVHGGGVSGQAGALRHGIARGLVELDPDLRLVLKQKGLLTRDARVKESKKYGLKKARKAPQYSKR; the protein is encoded by the coding sequence GTGCCCAAGCCGCTTGTGCAGTCGACCGGACGGAGAAAGAGCGCAGTGGCTCGCGTGCGGTTCAGGGCCGGTAGCGGAAAGATCACGGTGAACGGCCGGCCGCTGGACGAATACCTCCCGACCGTCTCCCACAGGGCTGCGGTGCTCGAACCCCTTCGTGTGACGAACACGGATGACGTCTACGACATAGACGCGGACGTGCACGGCGGAGGTGTCTCTGGACAGGCGGGTGCCCTGCGGCACGGGATAGCCAGGGGGCTCGTGGAGCTCGACCCGGATCTCCGCCTCGTCCTCAAGCAGAAAGGCCTGTTGACCAGGGACGCCCGCGTCAAGGAGAGCAAGAAGTACGGGCTGAAGAAGGCCCGCAAGGCTCCGCAGTACTCGAAGCGCTGA
- the rpsD gene encoding 30S ribosomal protein S4, with amino-acid sequence MARYRGPRARISRRLGTSIWGTRGEDAALEKKPYPPGEHGRTRRRTSVSDYLLQLQEKQKVRFAYGLSERQFRRLYAEASRREGVTGEVMLQLLELRLDNVVYRAGWAATRPQARQFVSHGHVSVNGKRVTIPSYRVRVGDVVALREAAREMIVVRWNRDVLDRPRPGWLGDGEDEFSVRVRELPRREHIDLQVREQLIVELYSK; translated from the coding sequence ATGGCGCGCTATAGGGGACCGAGGGCGAGGATCTCCCGGCGGCTCGGCACAAGCATCTGGGGCACGAGGGGAGAAGATGCGGCGCTGGAAAAGAAGCCGTATCCGCCGGGCGAGCACGGGCGAACCAGGCGGCGGACCAGCGTCTCCGACTATCTCCTCCAACTCCAGGAGAAGCAGAAGGTCCGCTTCGCCTATGGGCTGAGCGAGCGGCAGTTCCGGAGGCTGTACGCCGAGGCCAGCCGTCGAGAGGGCGTCACCGGAGAGGTGATGCTGCAGCTCCTCGAGCTGCGACTCGACAACGTCGTGTATCGAGCCGGATGGGCCGCTACCAGGCCTCAGGCCCGGCAGTTCGTCAGCCACGGGCATGTGAGCGTCAACGGAAAGCGCGTGACGATCCCCAGCTACCGGGTGCGGGTGGGCGACGTCGTGGCGCTTCGGGAGGCCGCCCGCGAGATGATCGTCGTCAGATGGAACCGGGACGTCCTGGACAGGCCGCGGCCCGGGTGGCTCGGCGACGGTGAGGACGAGTTCAGCGTCCGTGTGCGGGAGCTGCCCCGTCGCGAACACATCGACTTGCAGGTTCGAGAGCAGTTGATAGTCGAGTTGTATTCCAAGTGA
- the rpsK gene encoding 30S ribosomal protein S11 produces MAKKKATGRRVRRRERKNITHAVAHIKSSFNNTIITITDQEGNTICWASSGNVGFKGSRKSTPFAAQVAAEEVAKKAMEHGVRKVDVLVKGPGSGRETAIRALQNMGIEVTGIKDVTPVPHNGCRPPKRRRV; encoded by the coding sequence ATGGCCAAGAAGAAGGCCACCGGCAGGCGGGTACGACGGCGAGAGCGGAAGAACATCACTCACGCGGTCGCTCACATCAAGAGTTCGTTCAACAACACCATCATCACCATCACGGACCAGGAGGGAAACACGATCTGTTGGGCCTCCTCGGGCAACGTGGGCTTCAAGGGGTCGAGGAAGTCGACCCCGTTCGCCGCACAGGTTGCTGCCGAAGAGGTCGCCAAGAAGGCGATGGAGCATGGGGTCCGCAAGGTCGACGTGTTGGTCAAGGGTCCAGGTTCGGGTCGTGAGACCGCCATCCGAGCGCTCCAGAACATGGGGATAGAGGTCACCGGGATCAAGGACGTCACACCCGTTCCCCACAATGGATGCAGACCTCCCAAGAGGAGGAGGGTCTGA
- the rpsM gene encoding 30S ribosomal protein S13 gives MARIAGVDIPREKRTEIALTYIYGIGRTTAQKVCAATGVNPDTRVKDLTDAEVAALRNWIDKNLKVEGDLRREVEQNIKRKIDINCYQGIRHRRGLPVRGQRTHTNARTRKGPRKTVAGKKKARK, from the coding sequence ATGGCACGCATAGCCGGAGTCGACATTCCGAGGGAGAAGCGCACCGAGATCGCTCTCACCTACATATATGGGATCGGTCGGACGACCGCGCAGAAGGTGTGTGCCGCAACCGGCGTCAACCCGGACACGCGTGTCAAGGATCTCACGGATGCCGAAGTTGCGGCACTACGGAACTGGATCGACAAGAACCTGAAGGTCGAAGGGGACCTGAGGCGCGAAGTCGAGCAGAACATCAAGCGCAAGATCGACATCAACTGTTATCAGGGCATCCGACATCGTCGGGGCTTGCCGGTGAGAGGACAGCGCACGCACACCAACGCCCGCACTCGAAAGGGCCCACGCAAGACGGTCGCCGGCAAGAAGAAGGCACGAAAGTGA
- a CDS encoding tRNA (adenosine(37)-N6)-threonylcarbamoyltransferase complex dimerization subunit type 1 TsaB, with translation MLTLALESATDVIGCALGDADGVVASMVARRPRLHAESLAPMVEMVLERANVRLAEVRVVAVDVGPGLFTGLRAGIATARSLAFALGVPMVGVRSLDLLAFAARYRGGRTVSILDARRGEVFWAEYRATPGGVQTVRAPAVARPETVVSELVASASGEGGLLVGDGVLRYRDVFAALGGFEVGDPVSSHPSVEHLVGLAHAKAEREEFVPHESIRPLYLRDPDTRIGWEVRPGIDRRAEVDGDG, from the coding sequence GTGTTGACACTCGCGCTCGAATCGGCGACGGACGTCATCGGCTGTGCTCTCGGAGACGCAGACGGGGTCGTCGCGTCCATGGTGGCCAGGCGCCCGCGTCTGCACGCTGAGTCGCTGGCTCCCATGGTCGAGATGGTGCTGGAGCGTGCGAACGTACGACTCGCCGAGGTGCGGGTCGTGGCTGTGGACGTCGGGCCGGGCCTCTTCACCGGCCTCAGAGCGGGAATCGCCACCGCGAGATCCCTGGCCTTCGCTCTGGGTGTGCCGATGGTCGGTGTGCGCAGCCTCGACCTGTTGGCCTTCGCGGCGAGATACCGGGGTGGCAGGACGGTGAGCATCCTGGACGCGAGGCGGGGTGAGGTGTTCTGGGCCGAGTATCGAGCTACGCCCGGGGGAGTCCAGACGGTTCGGGCACCTGCGGTGGCACGACCGGAGACCGTTGTTTCCGAGTTGGTCGCATCCGCCTCGGGTGAAGGGGGCCTTCTCGTGGGAGACGGGGTTCTGCGCTATCGCGATGTGTTCGCTGCGTTGGGCGGTTTCGAAGTGGGTGACCCGGTCTCCTCTCACCCGTCGGTCGAACACCTCGTCGGACTTGCCCATGCCAAGGCAGAACGGGAGGAGTTCGTGCCGCACGAGTCGATCAGGCCGCTGTATCTGCGAGACCCCGACACTCGGATCGGGTGGGAGGTGAGGCCGGGTATCGACCGGCGGGCGGAGGTGGACGGCGATGGTTGA
- the rpmJ gene encoding 50S ribosomal protein L36, whose product MKVRPSVKKICDKCRIIKRRGTVRVICSNPRHKQRQG is encoded by the coding sequence ATGAAGGTGCGACCGAGTGTCAAGAAAATTTGCGACAAGTGCAGGATCATCAAGAGACGTGGGACGGTGCGCGTCATCTGCAGCAATCCCAGGCACAAGCAGAGGCAGGGCTGA
- a CDS encoding tRNA (adenosine(37)-N6)-threonylcarbamoyltransferase complex ATPase subunit type 1 TsaE: MDGRSTEGAIVDVETRSPDETELVAGEVASLCREGDVLLLVGPLGAGKTVFVRGFAKAKGVQSRVTSPTFTIAQRYRGDVDIHHLDLYRLERLSELEDAALEDLVGGDGIVLVEWGDLAAGALGPEVLEVRIRLGDEPTSRRIFFAARGTSWADRVVELGRILRARSQRWRRPTLGHADDVA, translated from the coding sequence ATGGACGGCCGATCCACCGAAGGTGCGATCGTCGATGTGGAGACCCGTTCGCCCGACGAGACCGAGTTGGTCGCCGGCGAGGTCGCATCGTTGTGCAGAGAAGGCGACGTCTTGCTGCTGGTGGGACCCCTCGGGGCGGGAAAGACCGTCTTCGTCAGGGGATTCGCCAAGGCGAAGGGCGTGCAGAGCCGAGTCACCAGTCCCACCTTCACCATCGCCCAGCGGTACAGGGGCGACGTCGACATACATCACCTCGACCTCTATCGACTCGAACGACTCTCCGAACTCGAGGACGCGGCGCTCGAAGACCTCGTCGGAGGAGATGGGATCGTCCTCGTGGAGTGGGGTGATTTGGCTGCCGGGGCGTTGGGGCCGGAGGTCTTGGAAGTGCGGATACGACTCGGTGACGAACCAACATCCCGAAGAATCTTCTTCGCCGCACGCGGCACGTCCTGGGCGGATCGAGTGGTCGAACTGGGGAGAATCTTGCGCGCGAGGTCGCAGCGATGGCGGCGGCCGACCCTGGGACACGCCGACGACGTCGCATGA
- the rplM gene encoding 50S ribosomal protein L13 codes for MDERLLQGNDDYHVEGTVRTWTPKASEISREWYVVDADGLVLGRMASEVARILRGKHKPTFAPHLDCGDHVIIVNASKVHLTAGKRDKKLVWWHTGYPGGIRSRTYGEDLERDAAKAVKRTVRGMLPKGRLGRRMLKKLKVYAGPEHPHQAQKPKVLRIDHARAVDREEV; via the coding sequence GTGGATGAGCGCCTTCTGCAAGGGAACGACGACTATCACGTCGAGGGAACTGTGCGTACTTGGACACCGAAAGCATCTGAGATCTCACGCGAATGGTATGTGGTGGACGCGGACGGGTTGGTGCTCGGGAGAATGGCGTCCGAGGTGGCGCGCATTCTCAGAGGAAAGCACAAGCCGACCTTTGCGCCACACCTCGATTGTGGAGATCACGTCATCATCGTGAACGCATCGAAAGTCCATCTCACCGCGGGCAAGCGTGACAAGAAGCTCGTCTGGTGGCACACGGGCTATCCGGGTGGGATCCGGTCCAGAACCTACGGTGAAGACCTCGAGAGGGATGCTGCGAAGGCGGTGAAGCGCACCGTTCGTGGAATGCTTCCCAAGGGGCGTCTCGGACGCCGGATGCTCAAGAAACTCAAGGTATACGCAGGACCCGAGCATCCACATCAGGCGCAAAAGCCCAAGGTTCTGCGAATCGACCACGCTCGGGCGGTCGATCGAGAGGAGGTCTGA
- the truA gene encoding tRNA pseudouridine synthase A: MRYRLTVAYDGTDFHGFAANPGVRTVAGVLSDALRFTVGEVTLVCAGRTDAGVHARGQVVTFDSERVVPPEAVAGAVNSRLSPEVVVREASWVADDFDARRSALGREYRYRILNAPVADPLLARTTWHVADPLDIARLRLACDPLIGEHDFSAFCRRPKGQGVDVSLVRKVVDAEWKCISPELLEFRIVASSFCHQMVRSIVGSMVEMGRGRRRPSEMTEILRVGDRNLAGPVAPPHGLVLWAVQYEGWSSG, translated from the coding sequence GTGCGCTATCGCCTGACGGTCGCGTACGACGGGACGGACTTTCACGGCTTTGCTGCAAACCCGGGGGTGAGGACCGTCGCAGGGGTCCTCTCTGATGCCCTGAGATTCACGGTTGGTGAGGTGACGCTGGTGTGTGCCGGCCGGACGGACGCCGGCGTTCACGCGCGGGGTCAGGTCGTCACATTCGACTCGGAAAGGGTAGTTCCGCCCGAGGCAGTGGCCGGTGCCGTGAACTCGAGGCTCTCCCCGGAGGTGGTCGTGCGGGAGGCGAGCTGGGTGGCGGACGACTTCGACGCCCGCCGCTCGGCGCTCGGCAGGGAGTACAGGTACCGGATCCTGAACGCACCCGTTGCTGACCCACTGCTGGCTCGAACCACGTGGCACGTGGCCGATCCTTTGGACATCGCCCGGCTGCGGCTCGCCTGCGATCCCCTCATCGGAGAGCACGACTTCTCGGCGTTCTGCCGACGACCCAAGGGGCAGGGGGTGGACGTCAGCCTCGTTCGCAAGGTGGTGGACGCCGAGTGGAAATGCATCTCCCCCGAGCTGCTCGAATTCCGCATAGTCGCGTCATCGTTCTGTCATCAGATGGTGAGGAGCATCGTCGGCTCGATGGTCGAGATGGGTCGCGGGCGGCGCCGTCCTTCGGAGATGACCGAGATACTGCGGGTCGGAGACCGCAATCTCGCCGGTCCCGTGGCTCCCCCGCATGGCCTCGTCCTGTGGGCGGTCCAGTATGAGGGCTGGAGCTCGGGATGA
- the infA gene encoding translation initiation factor IF-1, which produces MKESLPNAMFRVVLDNGHEVLAHISGKMRMHYIRILPGDRVQVELTPYDLTRGRITYRYK; this is translated from the coding sequence GTGAAAGAGTCTCTTCCGAACGCGATGTTTCGGGTGGTATTGGACAACGGTCACGAGGTCTTGGCACACATATCCGGGAAGATGCGCATGCACTACATCCGGATTCTCCCCGGTGACCGCGTTCAGGTGGAGCTGACCCCGTACGACCTCACGAGGGGCCGTATCACCTACCGGTACAAGTAG
- the acpS gene encoding holo-[acyl-carrier-protein] synthase, protein MEAVVAVGTDLVDVERLDRVIARRPGLLERIFTDREVSHARRWRNPTERLAARWAAKESVLKALGLGVFAVPLREVEVVNSPVGAPSIMLHGKAAEIAKGKGITRWCVSLTHTDRFASAVVLALTGEGDVSPLPLGETVGPRGGRQ, encoded by the coding sequence GTGGAAGCCGTGGTCGCGGTCGGGACGGATCTCGTGGACGTCGAGCGTCTGGATCGGGTCATAGCCCGGCGCCCAGGGCTGCTCGAGCGGATATTCACCGACCGAGAGGTTTCGCATGCTCGCCGATGGAGGAATCCCACAGAGCGCTTGGCCGCCAGATGGGCGGCCAAGGAGTCGGTACTCAAGGCGTTGGGCCTGGGTGTTTTCGCAGTTCCGCTTCGTGAGGTCGAGGTGGTGAACTCGCCGGTGGGCGCACCGTCGATAATGCTCCACGGGAAGGCCGCCGAGATCGCGAAAGGCAAGGGAATCACCAGGTGGTGCGTCTCACTGACCCACACCGACCGGTTCGCCTCCGCCGTCGTGTTGGCACTCACCGGCGAGGGGGACGTGTCGCCGCTCCCCCTCGGTGAGACGGTAGGTCCACGGGGGGGCCGGCAGTGA
- the rpoA gene encoding DNA-directed RNA polymerase subunit alpha, producing the protein MLVIQRPTVEVLDEPQANRQRFVIQPLEPGFGYTLGNALRRTLLSSVPGAAITSVRFDDALHEFDTIPGVTEDVTDIILNLKNVVLRVHVDEPVMLRLDVRGPKDVTAADIVTTADVEVVNPDLHIATVNEKGRLAMDLTVEQGKGYRSVEQFPEQSTIGVIPVDAVFSPVRRVAYRVEPTRVEQSTDYDRLVLDIETDGSLTPADALASAGATLRGLMQLVEELSEEPRGLGLGEPSSVVGISPELEQPIEVLELSERPRNCLKRAQINTLGELVQKTPEDLLAITNFGQKSLDEVIQKLDERGLSLRQRY; encoded by the coding sequence ATGCTCGTAATACAGAGACCGACCGTGGAGGTGTTGGACGAACCGCAAGCGAACCGGCAGAGGTTCGTCATTCAGCCCCTCGAGCCCGGCTTCGGCTACACGTTGGGGAACGCCCTGCGTCGCACGCTTCTCTCCTCGGTGCCGGGTGCCGCCATCACCAGCGTGCGCTTCGACGACGCGCTGCACGAGTTCGACACGATCCCGGGCGTCACCGAGGACGTGACGGACATCATCCTCAACCTCAAGAACGTGGTCCTCAGGGTTCACGTGGACGAACCGGTGATGCTGCGGCTCGACGTCAGGGGCCCCAAGGACGTCACGGCCGCGGACATCGTGACGACGGCCGACGTGGAGGTCGTGAACCCGGATCTGCACATCGCAACCGTGAACGAGAAGGGCCGGTTGGCCATGGACCTCACCGTCGAGCAGGGCAAGGGGTACAGGTCCGTGGAGCAGTTCCCGGAACAGAGCACGATAGGGGTGATCCCCGTCGACGCAGTGTTCTCCCCCGTGAGGCGGGTCGCGTACAGGGTGGAACCGACCCGGGTCGAGCAGAGCACCGACTATGACCGTCTCGTCCTCGACATCGAGACGGATGGTTCCCTCACACCGGCGGATGCTCTGGCGTCCGCCGGAGCGACTTTGCGCGGTCTGATGCAACTCGTCGAGGAGTTGAGCGAGGAACCCAGAGGACTCGGTCTGGGTGAACCGTCCTCGGTCGTCGGGATCTCGCCCGAACTCGAGCAGCCCATCGAGGTCCTCGAGCTGTCGGAGCGGCCGCGTAACTGCCTTAAGCGAGCACAGATAAACACACTGGGAGAACTCGTCCAGAAGACACCCGAAGACCTCTTGGCCATCACGAACTTCGGGCAGAAGTCGCTCGACGAGGTGATCCAGAAGTTGGACGAGCGGGGTCTCTCGCTGCGTCAGAGGTATTGA